The following coding sequences are from one Arcobacter nitrofigilis DSM 7299 window:
- a CDS encoding TonB-dependent receptor domain-containing protein, whose translation MNKKLTTSLVASLLIATSNLHAEELSSLIITSPLIKTNEKDATYSTEIYTKKEIEKSNSKDVYDFLNAQTSVTVSPSFGNTFAQKIDLRGYGIGNGYQNLVISVNGRRLNNIDMQTQLLSSIPIESIEKIEIIKGSGSVEYGDGANSGVINIITNGKNDNYIKTSIGNNGVKNGTVSLGYSNDKIILNGVVDYSSTNGTRSDTNGDKDKNYKRNKNINLIYFPVDNLELRLGRTYSNMNIKYGGSLTLEQYKNNPNQVSSFTEQYFRSYVTDYGITYDISRDYSLDINYSDEDKLSKFSSGFKSNYDYKSFNTKLNIKKENYNLSLGIDGFYGDRIGSTNTTSKDNKAIFISGKYNLNKDLILSTGIRKEKVEYSYSPNTGNELNANETLSAYDLGLNYSINDTSSFFTNINKSYQAPDIDRFFNFGGTFNGFIKPAKVITYNIGYSNIQKNNKFKTTVFRSNLKNEIYYYNIGGANRNTNIDKSHKYGIEIFDKYLINKNFYTSINYSYIIAKIDNEDEGNGEFNGKDLPGVSTHSGTLNFGYNYNKFNAILSHTYRSKAYAANDFGNNFSQKQEAYNSTDLSLSYTYKNIEFFAKIENLLDEDNGLWIRDNAIYPVNFERTYYAGVKVKF comes from the coding sequence ATGAACAAGAAATTAACTACAAGCTTAGTTGCAAGCCTTCTAATAGCAACATCCAACCTTCATGCGGAAGAACTATCATCTTTAATTATTACATCTCCATTAATAAAAACAAATGAAAAAGATGCAACTTATTCAACTGAGATATATACTAAAAAAGAAATTGAAAAATCAAATTCTAAAGATGTATATGATTTTTTAAATGCTCAAACTTCTGTTACAGTTAGTCCTTCTTTTGGAAATACTTTTGCACAAAAGATTGATTTGAGAGGATATGGTATCGGTAATGGATATCAAAATTTAGTTATCAGTGTAAATGGAAGAAGATTAAATAATATTGATATGCAAACACAATTATTATCTTCTATTCCTATTGAATCAATAGAAAAAATAGAAATAATAAAAGGAAGTGGTTCTGTAGAATATGGCGATGGTGCTAATTCCGGTGTAATTAATATCATTACAAATGGGAAAAATGATAATTACATAAAAACATCTATTGGAAATAATGGTGTTAAAAATGGAACAGTTAGTTTGGGATATAGTAATGATAAAATTATTTTAAATGGTGTTGTTGATTATAGTTCTACAAATGGAACTAGAAGTGATACAAATGGTGATAAAGACAAAAACTATAAAAGAAATAAAAATATAAACTTAATATATTTTCCAGTGGATAATTTGGAATTAAGATTAGGTAGAACTTATTCGAATATGAATATAAAATATGGAGGAAGTTTAACTTTAGAGCAATATAAAAATAATCCAAATCAAGTTTCATCTTTTACTGAACAATATTTTCGTTCATATGTTACAGATTACGGAATAACATATGACATATCAAGAGATTACTCTTTGGATATTAATTATAGTGATGAAGATAAATTAAGTAAATTTTCAAGTGGTTTTAAATCTAATTATGATTACAAATCATTTAACACTAAATTAAATATAAAAAAGGAAAATTATAATTTGTCCTTAGGAATAGATGGTTTTTATGGTGATAGAATAGGTTCAACAAATACAACAAGTAAAGATAATAAAGCTATTTTTATTTCTGGTAAATATAACTTAAATAAAGATTTAATATTATCAACAGGAATAAGAAAAGAAAAAGTTGAATATAGTTATTCACCTAATACGGGAAATGAACTAAATGCAAATGAAACATTAAGTGCATATGATTTAGGTTTGAATTATAGTATAAATGACACAAGTTCATTTTTTACAAATATAAATAAATCTTATCAAGCACCGGATATTGACAGATTTTTTAACTTTGGTGGAACATTTAATGGATTTATAAAACCAGCAAAAGTTATCACTTATAATATCGGGTATAGTAATATTCAAAAAAATAATAAATTTAAAACTACAGTATTTAGAAGTAATCTAAAGAATGAAATTTATTATTACAATATTGGTGGAGCAAATAGAAATACAAATATTGATAAATCACATAAATATGGTATAGAAATATTTGATAAATATTTAATTAATAAAAATTTTTATACATCTATTAATTATTCATACATAATTGCTAAAATTGACAATGAAGATGAAGGAAATGGTGAATTTAATGGAAAAGATTTACCTGGTGTTTCTACTCATAGTGGAACATTAAATTTTGGATATAATTATAATAAGTTTAATGCAATACTTTCTCATACTTATAGAAGTAAAGCATATGCTGCAAATGATTTTGGAAATAATTTTTCACAAAAACAAGAGGCCTATAATTCAACTGATTTAAGTTTGTCTTATACTTATAAAAACATAGAGTTTTTTGCTAAAATAGAAAATTTATTGGATGAAGATAATGGACTTTGGATTAGAGATAATGCAATTTATCCTGTCAATTTTGAAAGAACATATTATGCAGGAGTAAAAGTCAAATTTTAA
- a CDS encoding pseudouridine synthase, giving the protein MKNSYKRIDAHLSSLGYCTRGDAKKFLKINELLVNENRVFNPSTKAYHDDITINGEKLDPETLTILLNKPSGVICSHNDAGVLIYSLLPYRWTQRNPKISTVGRLDVDTTGAIILTDDGTLNHKLANPKKEISKIYEAHLKVPLKGDEEKIFASGELLLNGEDKPLLPAKLEVLSPTCVRLEIVEGKYHQVKRMFAAVDNRVVKLHRISFDNFTVEDLKEGEYKSIEII; this is encoded by the coding sequence ATGAAAAATAGTTATAAAAGAATAGATGCACATTTATCAAGTTTAGGTTACTGTACCAGAGGTGATGCTAAAAAGTTTTTAAAAATAAATGAACTTTTAGTAAATGAAAATAGAGTATTTAATCCCTCAACAAAAGCCTATCACGATGATATAACAATCAATGGTGAAAAACTTGATCCTGAAACTTTAACAATACTACTTAATAAACCTTCTGGTGTTATATGCTCTCACAATGATGCAGGAGTATTGATATACTCTTTACTTCCATATAGATGGACTCAACGAAATCCAAAAATTTCCACTGTTGGCAGACTTGATGTTGATACAACAGGTGCAATAATATTGACTGATGATGGAACTTTAAATCATAAACTTGCAAATCCTAAAAAAGAGATTTCTAAAATTTATGAAGCACATTTAAAAGTGCCTTTAAAAGGTGATGAAGAAAAAATCTTTGCTAGTGGAGAACTTCTTTTAAATGGAGAAGATAAACCCTTACTTCCAGCAAAATTAGAAGTTCTTTCTCCTACTTGTGTCCGATTAGAGATTGTTGAGGGCAAATATCATCAGGTAAAAAGAATGTTTGCAGCAGTTGATAATAGGGTTGTAAAACTTCATAGAATAAGTTTTGATAACTTTACTGTTGAAGATTTAAAAGAGGGTGAATATAAAAGTATAGAGATTATCTAA
- the exbD gene encoding TonB system transport protein ExbD: protein MKLQKFNSINVIPFIDVLLVLLAIVLLTSTFIARGDIPVSLAKAASAKKSEIKKEFIITIKEDNSLYLNKSHISFENLSLEVNKINKDSHIFIKSDKKANFESFVTVLDLLKSNDFSNISIITKKN, encoded by the coding sequence ATGAAATTACAGAAATTTAATTCAATAAATGTAATTCCCTTTATTGATGTATTGTTAGTATTATTAGCTATTGTATTATTGACTTCAACTTTTATAGCCCGTGGTGATATTCCTGTATCTTTGGCAAAAGCAGCAAGTGCAAAAAAATCAGAGATAAAAAAAGAGTTTATTATTACAATCAAAGAAGATAATAGCTTATATTTAAATAAATCACATATAAGCTTTGAAAACCTTAGTTTGGAAGTAAATAAGATAAATAAAGATTCTCATATTTTTATAAAAAGTGATAAAAAAGCTAATTTTGAATCTTTTGTTACTGTTCTTGATTTATTAAAATCAAATGATTTTTCTAATATATCTATAATTACAAAGAAAAACTAA
- a CDS encoding response regulator transcription factor → MRILLLEDDELFAQTIEDFLDEEGFLIDIAKDGEEALSLNYEENYDLYLFDINVPKINGLELLKDLRESGDNTPTMFLTSYKDKESLEQGFLSGADDYLKKPIDLDELILRIKSLLKRAGKQIDKIQLGENLFFSPNDKRVYNNNEDMNLPMKVVELLELFLENKDKIVTKEMIVNRLWHCEEDYSEGSIRVYINAVKKIFVKEKVVNIKGVGYKLEY, encoded by the coding sequence ATGAGAATACTACTACTTGAAGATGATGAATTATTTGCACAGACAATTGAAGATTTTTTAGATGAAGAAGGCTTTTTAATTGATATTGCTAAAGATGGAGAAGAAGCCCTATCTTTAAATTATGAAGAAAATTATGATTTATATTTGTTTGATATAAATGTGCCAAAAATAAATGGATTGGAACTTTTAAAAGACTTAAGGGAGTCAGGAGATAATACTCCAACGATGTTTTTAACTTCGTATAAAGACAAAGAGAGTTTGGAACAAGGTTTTTTATCAGGGGCTGATGATTATTTAAAAAAGCCAATTGATTTAGATGAACTAATATTGAGAATAAAATCACTTTTAAAAAGAGCTGGAAAACAAATTGATAAAATCCAATTAGGTGAAAATCTATTTTTTAGTCCAAATGATAAAAGAGTATATAATAATAATGAAGATATGAATTTACCTATGAAAGTAGTGGAGTTATTAGAATTATTTTTAGAAAATAAAGATAAAATTGTAACAAAAGAGATGATAGTAAATAGGTTATGGCATTGTGAGGAAGACTATAGTGAGGGCTCGATTAGAGTTTATATAAATGCAGTAAAGAAAATATTTGTAAAAGAAAAAGTAGTAAATATAAAAGGAGTTGGTTATAAGCTTGAATATTAA
- a CDS encoding HAD family hydrolase, whose amino-acid sequence MKLIMFDMDGTLINSGGMIANTINYVRENLGFEALDKKYILKNVNDPNVNSSEFFYGTKHFTQEQGKLFETYYYDHCLTDLEIYDGIKELLEDLKNDYIFTVATNANSEFANRMLNHLEIGKYFKTVVGYNDVLKPKPHPEMVYKILEEIKTTKEKSLLVGDSHKDVQAATNAGIESVLVNWGFSDHEENAIENVKELEERIFKKFR is encoded by the coding sequence ATGAAACTTATAATGTTTGATATGGATGGAACCTTAATCAATAGTGGTGGTATGATTGCAAACACTATTAATTATGTTAGAGAAAACTTAGGGTTTGAAGCCTTAGATAAAAAATATATCCTAAAAAATGTAAATGATCCAAATGTAAACTCATCTGAATTTTTTTATGGTACAAAACACTTTACCCAAGAACAAGGTAAACTTTTTGAAACTTATTATTACGACCATTGCTTAACTGATTTGGAAATTTATGATGGAATAAAAGAGTTATTGGAAGATTTAAAAAATGACTATATTTTTACAGTTGCTACAAATGCCAATAGTGAATTTGCAAATAGAATGTTAAATCACTTAGAAATAGGCAAATACTTTAAAACAGTGGTTGGATATAACGATGTATTAAAACCTAAACCACATCCGGAAATGGTTTATAAAATACTCGAAGAGATAAAAACCACAAAAGAAAAATCACTTTTAGTGGGAGATAGTCACAAAGATGTCCAAGCAGCAACAAATGCAGGGATAGAATCTGTTTTAGTAAATTGGGGATTTTCAGACCATGAAGAAAATGCAATAGAAAATGTAAAAGAGTTAGAAGAGAGAATATTTAAAAAGTTTAGATAA
- a CDS encoding cobyrinate a,c-diamide synthase, which produces MKALCISASASNQGKTVLTTALLYHFKESVRPFKMGPDFIDPQFHKIVCQTPSINLDRYMMSKDEIKWIFEKYSDKKISICEGVMGFYDGHDKKSSAYDISRLLKIPTVILLDGSGSYITVSALLQGLKTYKKHNTIKAVILNKISSQSHYELIKKIIEKDFKDIVVLGWIKKGLESLDETHLGLDLKDLGKIEKISQDVLEHIDMKNLDKIAKISKKIKINYPFEKIPKQNRKLALVHDKNFSFLYHDNLVFLKECFREVIIVDSTKDEIIPEDSDIVYICGGYVETDSAYERVKNSHNFRSTLIKHAQEKPIYAECAGLLYLGIAVDDKLMSSILDVSFTKEKRFQRMGYYFNEDGVKGHAFHYTKPLDENSGFDRLSKSKALIGKYGSWEKNKVFGTYLHCMFRGNTKLIKKRLLS; this is translated from the coding sequence ATGAAAGCTTTATGTATCAGTGCAAGTGCTTCAAACCAAGGCAAGACAGTCTTAACGACAGCTTTATTATATCACTTCAAAGAATCAGTTCGACCTTTTAAGATGGGACCTGATTTTATAGATCCTCAATTTCATAAAATAGTTTGCCAAACCCCTAGTATAAATCTTGATAGATATATGATGAGCAAAGATGAAATAAAATGGATTTTTGAAAAATATAGTGACAAAAAGATCTCTATTTGTGAAGGTGTTATGGGTTTTTATGATGGACATGATAAAAAAAGTAGTGCCTATGATATCTCAAGACTTTTAAAAATCCCTACAGTTATCTTACTTGATGGAAGTGGAAGTTATATAACCGTAAGTGCCCTTTTACAAGGATTAAAAACCTATAAAAAACACAATACAATAAAAGCTGTAATTTTAAATAAAATCTCTTCACAATCCCACTATGAACTAATAAAAAAGATAATAGAAAAAGACTTTAAAGATATTGTTGTTTTAGGTTGGATAAAAAAAGGTTTGGAATCCTTAGATGAGACACATTTAGGACTTGATTTAAAAGATTTAGGAAAGATAGAAAAAATAAGCCAAGATGTTTTAGAACATATTGATATGAAAAATCTTGATAAAATAGCTAAAATATCTAAAAAAATTAAAATAAACTATCCCTTTGAAAAAATACCTAAACAAAATAGAAAATTAGCCCTTGTACATGATAAAAATTTTTCATTTTTATATCATGATAATCTTGTTTTTCTAAAAGAGTGTTTTAGAGAAGTAATTATTGTGGATTCGACAAAAGATGAAATTATTCCTGAAGATAGTGATATAGTCTATATTTGTGGAGGATATGTTGAAACAGATAGTGCATATGAAAGAGTTAAAAATTCACATAATTTTAGATCAACACTTATAAAACATGCACAAGAAAAGCCTATATATGCTGAGTGTGCTGGACTTTTATATTTGGGAATTGCTGTTGATGATAAACTTATGAGCTCTATTTTAGATGTTAGTTTTACAAAAGAGAAAAGATTTCAAAGGATGGGATACTATTTCAATGAAGATGGTGTAAAGGGTCATGCTTTTCACTATACAAAACCTCTTGATGAAAATAGTGGTTTTGATAGATTGTCTAAATCAAAAGCGCTTATTGGGAAATATGGTTCATGGGAAAAGAATAAAGTTTTTGGAACATATTTACACTGTATGTTTAGAGGAAATACTAAACTAATAAAAAAAAGATTATTGTCATAA
- a CDS encoding sensor histidine kinase, with translation MNIKRKNFIISNSILVAFIVIMVLLANYYLVFLFGFNEDTFIVITLVLIIFAIVLNYFLSKPLFDPLFASDTNLEKAIKETLHELNIPASTIQSNAQMLEKNLKDEKDIRRLNRIKLATNELLKLYDQMEYEIKKEIGRIDKFEFLLDEIIENSIDKFEDIKGSITIENDIKNISINSDKNGFQKVFDNLLSNAIKYNCENGIIKINMQNNLLCIFNTGNVIDTKNLFIVFEQYFQEDSNKTGFGLGLNIVKEFCDKNQIDIKIEPKENGTEIKLNLSKVIS, from the coding sequence TTGAATATTAAAAGAAAAAACTTTATAATTTCTAACTCTATTTTGGTAGCATTTATAGTGATTATGGTTTTACTTGCAAATTATTATTTAGTATTTTTATTTGGCTTTAATGAAGATACTTTTATAGTTATTACTTTGGTACTTATTATATTTGCAATTGTTTTAAACTATTTTTTAAGTAAACCTCTTTTTGACCCCTTATTTGCAAGTGATACAAACTTAGAAAAGGCCATTAAAGAAACACTCCATGAACTTAATATTCCAGCTTCTACAATACAATCTAATGCTCAAATGTTAGAAAAAAATCTAAAAGATGAAAAAGACATAAGAAGATTAAATAGGATAAAATTAGCTACTAATGAACTTTTAAAGTTATATGACCAAATGGAATATGAAATAAAAAAAGAGATAGGAAGAATAGACAAGTTTGAGTTCTTACTTGATGAGATAATAGAAAACTCAATTGATAAATTTGAAGATATAAAAGGTAGTATTACTATAGAAAATGATATTAAGAATATATCTATCAATAGTGATAAAAATGGCTTTCAAAAAGTTTTCGATAACCTTTTGTCAAATGCTATAAAATATAATTGTGAAAATGGAATTATCAAAATTAATATGCAAAATAACCTTTTATGCATATTTAATACAGGAAATGTAATAGATACTAAAAATCTTTTTATTGTATTTGAGCAATACTTCCAAGAAGACTCAAATAAAACTGGCTTTGGGTTGGGATTAAATATTGTAAAAGAGTTTTGTGATAAAAATCAAATTGACATCAAAATAGAACCAAAAGAAAATGGGACTGAAATTAAATTAAACCTTTCAAAAGTAATATCTTAA
- a CDS encoding ABC transporter ATP-binding protein, protein MLEINNYTSSILKDISFHIKENENLIILGHNGAGKSTLAKVLSNLIENSSVKIFNQNLENISDKQRATLINYIPPKFEIFDEYITLREFLELSCIAYVDNEKIDKVIELLNLKKLENKYCTTFSSGEKQLLLLGSSIMHDAQITIFDELTANLDISRIKEVFDIFKSDFLKQKIIITHNLDLAHALKYKILYMDSGKIEFFGENDEFFSNENLKKFYNNSIIKINEHLVVNL, encoded by the coding sequence ATGTTAGAGATAAATAATTACACAAGTTCTATTTTAAAAGATATATCTTTTCATATAAAAGAGAATGAAAACTTAATAATCCTTGGACACAATGGGGCTGGGAAATCAACTCTAGCAAAAGTTTTGTCTAATCTAATAGAAAATAGTAGTGTAAAAATTTTTAATCAAAATCTTGAAAATATAAGTGATAAACAAAGAGCAACTCTAATAAACTATATTCCACCAAAATTTGAGATATTTGATGAGTATATAACCTTACGAGAATTTTTAGAACTATCTTGTATAGCTTATGTGGATAATGAAAAAATTGACAAGGTTATTGAACTATTAAATTTAAAAAAATTAGAAAATAAATATTGCACAACTTTTAGTTCAGGCGAAAAACAACTTTTATTATTGGGCTCTAGTATTATGCATGATGCACAAATTACAATCTTTGATGAACTAACAGCAAATTTAGATATTAGTAGGATAAAAGAGGTCTTTGACATCTTTAAATCTGATTTTTTGAAACAAAAAATTATCATAACTCATAATTTAGATTTGGCTCATGCTTTAAAATATAAGATTTTGTATATGGATTCAGGAAAGATTGAATTTTTTGGGGAAAATGACGAGTTCTTTTCAAATGAAAATTTAAAAAAGTTTTATAATAATTCAATTATAAAAATCAACGAGCACTTGGTAGTTAATCTATGA
- the exbB gene encoding TonB-system energizer ExbB, which produces MNIELLKNLVDYGVVVLLVFMSFLSFWFFIERIFFYKNINIKIYKSKKSLEMAITKHLSIIGTIASNAPYIGLLGTVLAIMLTFMTMSEGDIEATKIMSSLALALKATAVGLVVAILSQIFYNVLARYAEVIESKFDEITEI; this is translated from the coding sequence ATGAATATAGAGCTTCTTAAGAACTTAGTTGATTATGGAGTAGTAGTACTTTTGGTTTTTATGAGTTTTTTATCTTTTTGGTTTTTTATTGAAAGAATATTTTTTTATAAAAATATTAATATTAAAATTTATAAATCAAAAAAATCATTAGAAATGGCAATTACAAAGCATTTATCTATTATTGGGACAATTGCTTCAAATGCTCCTTATATTGGCTTATTAGGTACTGTATTAGCTATTATGCTTACATTTATGACTATGAGTGAAGGTGATATTGAAGCAACTAAGATAATGAGTTCTTTAGCCCTAGCTTTAAAAGCAACAGCTGTTGGTTTAGTTGTGGCAATTCTTTCTCAAATTTTTTATAATGTATTAGCTAGATATGCAGAAGTAATTGAAAGTAAATTTGATGAAATTACAGAAATTTAA
- a CDS encoding ABC transporter substrate-binding protein: MIDIKKIVLILFCCINLYSSERIVTLTPSINEIVYALGVGKDVVANTRYCDFPEESQKVKKVGGYASISLEKILLANPSVVIAQNYDEKLLSNLKNLNIKTLTFKTDSIKDINNTIFSLGNYFDKQQKAKELISNINNSLTSLKSIVKNKKILIVISPKKTLSNQIYVSGNYLYFEDIIKASGNVNAFQSKSKAQPVVNTEKIIKMNPDVIILLAPFFEGKTKELEKVKKLWLGLPINAAKNKNVYAVDKLYAGIPSQRVVYFIQDFKKILENVRDK; this comes from the coding sequence ATGATTGATATAAAAAAAATAGTTTTAATTTTATTTTGTTGTATAAATTTATACTCAAGTGAGCGTATTGTAACGCTCACTCCTTCTATAAATGAGATAGTCTATGCCTTAGGTGTTGGTAAAGATGTTGTTGCAAATACTAGATATTGTGATTTTCCAGAAGAGTCACAAAAAGTTAAAAAAGTAGGTGGATATGCTTCTATTTCTTTAGAGAAAATTTTATTGGCAAATCCTAGTGTTGTAATTGCTCAAAATTATGATGAAAAACTACTTTCAAATCTAAAGAATCTTAATATCAAAACTTTGACTTTTAAAACAGATAGTATAAAAGATATAAACAATACTATTTTTAGTTTAGGAAATTATTTTGATAAACAACAAAAAGCCAAAGAGTTGATTTCAAATATAAACAATTCTTTGACTTCACTAAAATCAATAGTAAAAAACAAAAAAATATTAATAGTAATAAGTCCTAAAAAAACACTTTCAAATCAAATCTATGTATCAGGTAATTATTTGTATTTTGAAGATATTATTAAAGCTAGTGGAAATGTAAATGCTTTTCAATCTAAAAGCAAAGCACAACCAGTTGTAAATACAGAAAAGATAATCAAAATGAACCCTGATGTTATAATTCTACTTGCACCATTTTTTGAAGGTAAAACTAAAGAGTTAGAGAAGGTAAAAAAATTGTGGTTGGGTTTACCAATAAATGCAGCTAAAAATAAAAATGTATATGCAGTAGATAAACTATATGCAGGGATTCCTAGTCAAAGGGTTGTCTATTTTATACAAGATTTTAAGAAGATATTAGAGAATGTTAGAGATAAATAA
- a CDS encoding energy transducer TonB: MLNFKRYFYSFFLTSFLYGLVFTGVLYSYDSLVIKNKIKEKTINLNFVSLVEQEKIVKKEPFVKQEPPKKEVEQKKISKKIIKKKVLKKQTIKKVDKKKIITKKPEKKVKEVVKKEQEFIQKSVKKTYEQDFLNENLKKIVILIQKNIKYPKRAKRLNIQGKVMVKFKILTNGEIREIESISGHSLLIKSSIEAIEKASKEFPKVKKEIVIKVPIQYTLT, translated from the coding sequence ATGTTAAACTTTAAAAGATATTTTTACTCTTTTTTTCTAACAAGTTTTTTGTATGGATTGGTTTTTACAGGAGTATTATATAGTTATGATAGTTTAGTCATTAAAAACAAAATAAAAGAAAAAACTATAAATCTAAATTTTGTCTCATTAGTAGAACAAGAAAAAATAGTAAAAAAAGAACCTTTTGTCAAACAAGAACCTCCCAAGAAAGAAGTGGAACAAAAAAAAATATCAAAAAAAATCATAAAAAAGAAAGTGTTAAAAAAACAAACAATTAAGAAAGTAGATAAAAAAAAGATTATCACAAAAAAACCAGAAAAAAAAGTAAAAGAAGTAGTAAAAAAAGAACAAGAATTTATACAAAAAAGTGTAAAAAAGACTTATGAACAAGACTTTTTAAATGAAAACCTTAAGAAGATAGTTATACTAATTCAAAAAAACATTAAATATCCCAAAAGAGCAAAACGATTAAATATTCAAGGGAAAGTAATGGTAAAGTTTAAGATTCTAACTAATGGAGAAATTAGAGAAATTGAGTCTATCTCTGGACATTCTTTGCTTATAAAATCATCAATTGAAGCTATTGAAAAAGCATCAAAAGAGTTCCCAAAGGTCAAAAAAGAGATAGTCATAAAAGTTCCAATACAATACACTCTTACATAA
- a CDS encoding FecCD family ABC transporter permease: MKKLLFLLALIILLIAPFLGEITLNINDIFNNNTMTNQVFWDLRVSRVLLAFFVGGILAIGGLIFQIVFKNSLITPYTLGIASGTTLFTAISIVFFPAVIMSISSAFGSLLTIIILYFISKRINKNSISVSTNSILLIGIALSYFYSSALMLVFYMSNLQQNYSIVRFTLGSLDTVGFTSVTTLLLVSVILYGIIYWKKSEIKLLLISNDTAFLKGLNVHKLNLLLLIVISLSVGISISFVGPIGFVGLVIPHIIKLIYKKSADKLIFPVFFYGGVFLVASDLIARNLNTASTLPIGVVTAFIGAPFFVYLLIKRNKRQ; the protein is encoded by the coding sequence ATGAAAAAACTACTTTTTCTATTGGCTTTAATTATTTTATTAATAGCTCCATTTCTAGGAGAGATAACTCTAAATATAAATGATATATTTAATAATAATACTATGACTAACCAAGTTTTTTGGGACTTGAGAGTTTCTAGGGTTTTATTGGCATTTTTTGTTGGTGGAATACTTGCTATTGGTGGTTTGATTTTTCAAATAGTATTTAAAAACTCACTTATTACTCCTTATACTCTAGGAATAGCAAGTGGAACGACACTTTTTACAGCTATTTCGATTGTATTTTTCCCAGCTGTTATTATGTCTATTTCATCAGCTTTTGGTTCACTTCTGACGATTATAATTTTGTATTTTATTTCAAAGAGAATAAATAAAAACTCCATATCTGTATCTACAAATTCTATTTTACTTATTGGTATTGCCTTATCATATTTTTATTCATCGGCTTTGATGTTAGTTTTTTATATGAGTAATTTACAACAAAATTATTCTATTGTTCGGTTTACTTTAGGAAGCTTAGACACGGTTGGTTTTACAAGTGTTACAACATTGTTACTTGTAAGTGTAATTTTATATGGTATTATTTATTGGAAAAAGTCAGAGATAAAACTTTTACTTATATCAAACGATACAGCTTTTTTAAAAGGTTTAAATGTTCATAAGTTAAATCTTCTTTTATTAATAGTTATATCTTTAAGTGTGGGAATAAGTATAAGTTTTGTTGGTCCAATAGGTTTTGTTGGTTTGGTTATTCCCCATATTATTAAATTGATTTATAAAAAGAGTGCAGATAAGCTTATTTTTCCAGTATTTTTTTATGGGGGAGTTTTTTTAGTAGCTTCTGATTTGATTGCAAGAAATTTAAATACAGCTTCAACTTTACCTATTGGAGTTGTGACTGCTTTTATTGGAGCTCCGTTTTTTGTATATTTATTGATAAAAAGAAATAAAAGGCAATAA